The following DNA comes from Amycolatopsis albispora.
GGTACTTCCTGCTCAGCGGTTCCCTGATCGACGCGGCGCGGGCGCGGGAGATCGGCCTGCTCAACGAGGTCTACCCGGACGACGAGCTGGACGACGCGGTCGGCGAGTTCACCAGCACGCTGTGCTCGCGTTCGCAGAGCTCGATCCGCGGGATGAACCGGATCATCGAGAAGATCCTCACCGGACAGTCCGAACCGGACGCCGAGGTCGACCGCATCCGCCTCGACGCCCTGCACGGCGAGGACTACGCCGAGGGCGTGGCCGCCTTCCTGAACCGCCGCCCGCCGAACTTCACCTACCGCTGACGCGCAAGAAGAGGGGGCGTCGTCCGCGGACGACGCCCCCTCTTCTTATGGCTCAGTGGATCAGCCGACGGTGGTCGCGGTGAACTTGACCGGGGTCTTCGGCTTGCCGGTGCCGTCCTGGCTGGTCGCCGCCGACTCGGGGTCGATGCCGTCGCGCGCCACCTTGTCCAGCACCTGCAGGCCCGGGTCGCCGATCGTGCCGAACACGGTGTAGTTCGGCGGGAGCTGGGCGTCGCCGTAGACCATGAAGAACTGGCTGCCGTTGGTGCCCTTGCCGGTGGCCGGGTCCTTGCCGGCGTTCGCCATCGCCAGGATGCCGCGGCCGTAGGACAGCTCGGGGAACACCTCGTCGTCGAAGGTGTAGCCGGGCCCGCCCATGCCGGTGGCCTGCGGGTCACCGCACTGCAGCATCTGCAGGCCCTCGGTGCCGAGCCGGTGGCATTCGGTGTCGACGTAGTAGCCCTGGTTGATCAGGCTGACGAAGCTGTTCACCGTGCACGGCGCGAGCGCCTTGTTCAGGGTGAGCGGGATGTCGCCCGCGGTGGACTTCATCGTCACGTTGACCGTGCCGTTCGACGAGACCTGCCCGGCGGGCGGCGCGTTCACCGGCTTGGCCGACGGCTTGCCCTCCTCGGCCGGGTACTCGCAGGAAACCGGGTCCGGCAGCGCCTGCGGGCGCTTCGGCTCGGGCGCCCGCTCGGTCGGGATCTGGATGGGCGCCGGGGTGGGCGCGGTCTCCGAAGCCTCCGGCTGCGCGACGTCCTCGCGATCCCGGGTCACCAGGAACACGACCAGCCCCGCGACTAGCCCCACTACGACGATCGTCACGCCGACGCCGATGATCTTGCGCCGCTTCGCCCGCTCCGCTCGTCGAGTCAGCTGCCGCTCGAGCTTGCGCTTGGCGGCTTCGCGGCGTTGCTGGTTGGTCGCCACCTGCCCTCCCGCTTCCAATCGGTGTCACACGTCCGGTGTCCTGCGTGGCGGCAGTCTATTGGCACAGCCTGTGAGAACCCTGTAGAGGGGCCGCTAGGCTGGCGCGGCCGGTTCATCCGGACGGGTGGAGTGGGTCGTTTCGCGCGCTCGGAGGTGCGGTTCTTGCTCGTTGTCGGGTTCCCCAGCGGGACCTTCGCCGCCAACTGCTACCTCGTCGCCCGCGAGCCGGGCGCCGAATGCGTGATCATCGACCCCGGCCAGGACGCCGCGCCGAAGGTCACCGAGGCGCTCGCGGAGCACCGGCTCACCCCGGTCGCGGTGCTCGCCACGCACGGTCATTTCGATCACGTCGCCGACGCGGCCGAGTTCGGCGTCCCGGTGCACCTCCGGCCGGAGGACCGCGGCCTGCTCGCCGACCCGTGGTCCGGCGCGAGCCCGCAGCTGGTCGCCGCGCTCGGTGACGCGGTCCACCCGGTCGAACCAGCGGAACTCATCGACCTCACCGACGGCGAGCTGAACCTCGCGGGCCTGGCGATCACCGTCGCGCACACCCCCGGGCATACTCCGGGTTCGGCGATCTTCCGCCTCGGCGAGCTGGTGTTCACCGGGGACACGTTGTTCGCCGGTTCCATCGGACGGACCGACCTGCCGGGAGGCAGCGTGGCGTTACTCGAGCAGTCCCTGGCCGACCGGCTGCTCACCCTGGACGACCGGACAGTGGTGCTGCCCGGGCACGGGGGCACCAGCACCATCGGCGGGGAACGCCGGGCCAACCCGTTCCTGAGCGCGCTGCGGGTGACCCATGGCTGAGCCGGAGACGCCGCCCGGGCGGATCATGCTCACCTCGGAGGACCCGAAGCTGCGGCGGCGCCGCGGCTGCTCGGGCCTGGTCGGGGTGGCGATCTTCGCCGCGGCCTTCGGCGGCATCGGGGGCCTGATCGGCGGCCAGGTCGCCGGGCTGGTGGCCGCCGCGGTGGTCGCGCTGCCGCTGCTCTACCTGGTCGCGTTCAACCTGCGGCGCCGCGTGTGGCTCGAGTCGAACAAGCTGTACGTGCGCACCTGGCGGGTCCGCGAGATCGACCTGACCGAGGCCGAGCGGCTCGACCTGCTGGTCACCGACGTGCGCGGCACGCGCTCGGTCGGCCTGCTGGTCAACGCGGGCAACCGGCGCAAGACGGTGAAGATCGACCTGGCCGTCTACGCCGGGACCGGTGGCCGTGAGCTGCAGATCCTCGCCCTGCGCAAGCTCGCCGACGCGCTGGCCAACAACTTCGAGGCCAACGGCATGGTGTTCTCCCAGCTGCTCGTCGCGCAGCTGCGGGCGGAGGCGCGCGGTGACGCCGCCCCGGACCGGCCGCTCTACCGGCTCGCCTCGGCGGCGCCTTCGGGCAAGCTGGCGCAACGGTTCACCATGGAGGCGGTCAGCCGGTTCGTCGCGAGCCTGGACTGACGGGTTCACGGGCCGCGATCAGCGCGGCCAGCAGGGTGGTCACCGGCACCGCGGCCACGATGCCGATGCTGCCCGCGAGCGTGCGCACGATCTCCTGCGCGATGTCCTGCGACCCCAGGATCGAGCCGAGCCCGACGCCGGACAGCGACGACACCAGCAGCACCGGAAGCGCCGCACCCGCGTAGGCCATCACCAGCGTGTTGACCGCCGACCCGACGTGGTCGCGTCCGATGCGCACGCCCGCCGCGTACAGCTCGCGCCACCCGAGCCCGGGATTGGCGCGCCGCAGCTCCCAGACCGCGCTGGTCTGGGTCACCGTGACGTCGTCGAGCACACCGAGCGCGCCGATCACCACCCCGGCCAGCAGCAGCCCGCGGGCGTCGATGCCGTGCCCGAGCGCGGCGATCAGCGACGAGGTGTCTTCGTCGAGGCCGGTCAGCGACGCCGCCGCGGAGAAGATCGCCGAGATGCCGCCGATCAGCGCGAGGCTGACCAGCGTGCCGAGCACGGCGACCGAGGTTCTCGCGGACAGCCCGTGCGTCAGGTACAACGCGATGAACATGATCAGCCCGGCGCCGCAGATCGCCACCAGCAGCGGGTTCTCCCCGGCGAGGATGGCGGGCAGCACGAACAGCGCGAGCACGGCGAAGCTGAGCACGAGCGCGCCGAGCGCGGCGAGCCCGCTCCACCGGCCGAGCACGATCACGGCGATCGCGAACAGTGCTGCCAGCGCGACCAGCGGCAGGCCGCGCTGGAAGTCGACCAGCTGGTAGGAGTCGGGATTGCGCGCGTCGTCCCCGGCGAACGACAGCACCACGGCGTCACCGGCGGCGAACCGCGGGGTACTCGGTTCGAGCGGCATGATCTTGCGGATGGTCTGCCCGGCCGCGTCGCCGTCGCTGAGCAGCACGTCCACGGTGAGGCACTGTTGCGTGCCCTCGGCCGGTGCACCCACCTGGACATCACCGGGGGACAGGCACGGCCCGGTCGCCGTGGCGGAGACGTCACCGTGCACCGGCGTGCCGACCAGGATCGCGGGCTGCGGTTCCGGCTGGCCCCACGGGTAGAGCAGCCCCACGCCCACCACGGTGGCCAGGGCGAGCGGCGCGAGCAGAATGATCAGCAACTTCCTGACCCGAGCCGACGCCGGTGCGGCGGGCCCATGCCCGTGTCCGTGCCCATGCCCATGTCCAACTGGCACGACCGGCTTCGCGAGGGGTTCACCCTCCTCAACCGCGTCTCCCGGTCCAGCCGGTTCGACCGGTTCAACTGGTTCGACCCGCTTCCGCCGCACGCGTGGAGCGCCTCCGCGCCCGGACTCCCGGGGTGCGCCGCCGCGCTCAGGTTCCCGGGGTGCGGCGCCGCGTTCGGGCTCTCGCGGTGCGCCGCCGCTGCGCTCAGGCTCCCGAGGTGCGCCGCCGCGTCCGCTGTCCCGTGCCGTGGGAGCGGGAGTGCCGCGTCCAGCCTCCCGCGCCGCTCGTTCGGCTGCCTCGAGTCGTTCGCGCCGCGCCTGCCGGGTCTCCCGCCGCGGCTCCTCCGGCCGGGCCCGCCGCGCACCCGGCCGGGCCGCCCGTTCCCGATCCAGCGGGCCGCCAGGATCCACCGGGCCGCCCGGGGCACCCGGCTCCGCCGGGCCGGTCGTGCCAGCCGGACCGGTCGCGTCGCCGCTGGGGATGCGGCGGATCGGGCCGGTCGGGGTGTCGTCACCGTCGAACCGGCGGCGGGGCAGATCGCGGGGCACGGCGACATCCTGCCCCAACCGGCGTAACGCCGGCAGGCACGGGGGCCACGCGCTGGTATTATCCGTATCTCGAAAATAGGCCCGGAAGCCCGAAGAAGGGGAGGTCGTGGCGGCGGAGGACAAGCAGCCGGCACCGCGACCGGCCTCGCCCGCGGTCAGCCGTACGCTGACCGTGCTGGAGACCCTGGTCGCCGCAGAGGACGGGCTCACCCTCACCGCGCTCGCCAGGGAGACCGGCATCCCGCTGGCCACCTGCGCGGCCATCGTCTACACCCTCGAACAGCGCGGGTACGCCGCGCGCCGGGTCGTCGGGCGCAGCCACTTCTGGCGTGTCACGCTCCGTCTCTACGACCTGGCCGCCCCGCTGATCCGCCAGG
Coding sequences within:
- a CDS encoding peptidylprolyl isomerase; translated protein: MATNQQRREAAKRKLERQLTRRAERAKRRKIIGVGVTIVVVGLVAGLVVFLVTRDREDVAQPEASETAPTPAPIQIPTERAPEPKRPQALPDPVSCEYPAEEGKPSAKPVNAPPAGQVSSNGTVNVTMKSTAGDIPLTLNKALAPCTVNSFVSLINQGYYVDTECHRLGTEGLQMLQCGDPQATGMGGPGYTFDDEVFPELSYGRGILAMANAGKDPATGKGTNGSQFFMVYGDAQLPPNYTVFGTIGDPGLQVLDKVARDGIDPESAATSQDGTGKPKTPVKFTATTVG
- a CDS encoding MBL fold metallo-hydrolase; the encoded protein is MLVVGFPSGTFAANCYLVAREPGAECVIIDPGQDAAPKVTEALAEHRLTPVAVLATHGHFDHVADAAEFGVPVHLRPEDRGLLADPWSGASPQLVAALGDAVHPVEPAELIDLTDGELNLAGLAITVAHTPGHTPGSAIFRLGELVFTGDTLFAGSIGRTDLPGGSVALLEQSLADRLLTLDDRTVVLPGHGGTSTIGGERRANPFLSALRVTHG
- a CDS encoding YibE/F family protein, with the translated sequence MPRDLPRRRFDGDDTPTGPIRRIPSGDATGPAGTTGPAEPGAPGGPVDPGGPLDRERAARPGARRARPEEPRRETRQARRERLEAAERAAREAGRGTPAPTARDSGRGGAPREPERSGGAPREPERGAAPREPERGGAPRESGRGGAPRVRRKRVEPVEPVEPAGPGDAVEEGEPLAKPVVPVGHGHGHGHGHGPAAPASARVRKLLIILLAPLALATVVGVGLLYPWGQPEPQPAILVGTPVHGDVSATATGPCLSPGDVQVGAPAEGTQQCLTVDVLLSDGDAAGQTIRKIMPLEPSTPRFAAGDAVVLSFAGDDARNPDSYQLVDFQRGLPLVALAALFAIAVIVLGRWSGLAALGALVLSFAVLALFVLPAILAGENPLLVAICGAGLIMFIALYLTHGLSARTSVAVLGTLVSLALIGGISAIFSAAASLTGLDEDTSSLIAALGHGIDARGLLLAGVVIGALGVLDDVTVTQTSAVWELRRANPGLGWRELYAAGVRIGRDHVGSAVNTLVMAYAGAALPVLLVSSLSGVGLGSILGSQDIAQEIVRTLAGSIGIVAAVPVTTLLAALIAAREPVSPGSRRTG